The genomic interval AAAAAGCATCGGCTCGACCTTGAGGAATCATGGGAACAATCCATTGCAGATGAAACAAAAGCAAACTTGGAAAAAATTGTCCAAAATGCCCAGCCACTCAAACCTGGCGAAATGAACTTTATGGGACTTAGTGCAAAACGTCAAGACGATGGCGGACTCGCCGTCACCATCTTAATTCGCAACGGCTCCGATAAAAACGTGAACCTCGAGCAAGTACCACTCGGCTTCAAAGACGCCAGTGACGAGGAAATCGCCAGAGGAAGCTTTAAACTGGGAAATTTCACCATCAAATCCAACACAAGCAAACCATGGACATTTATATTCCCAGCCTCCATGATCAAACAAGAAGAAATCGACCTATCAAGATGGAAAGTATACCCCATCCAATAACGAAAAAAACTATTGCCAAACCCGGCAATAGTTTTTTTACTGCGGGCGGTGGACCGCGGGGACAGGAACGCTGGGCCACTCGGGTGCGGGCGGTGGTCCGCGGGGACAGGAACATTGGGCTACTCGGGTGCGGGTGGTCCAGAGGGACAGGAACGCTGGGCCACTGCGATTGGGATCCGTTGATGTGCAGCTCCGTGACATTCAGCGATTTTCCGGTGATATTCAGCGATTTTCACGCGTAATTCAGCGATTTTTCGAAAATATTCAGCGGTTTTCACGAGGTATTCAGCGATTTTTCCCGCGCAATGTTCTCCTGAAAGCATACGAAATGGTCTTGAGATCCCGTCTCGAGACCAAATCAGAGCTCTAAAGCGGGCGAAATGGTCTTGAGAAGCCTTCTCGAAACCAGGGCGATTCGGTGGTTATCTCGAGATGCCCAGCACTCACCCGGTGATACCGGCGGTTATCTCGAGATGCCCAGCACTCACCCCCGAGATACCCAGCGCTCACCCGGTGATTCCCAATCAGTGTCTGGCACCTGACAGGAGGTAACTATGCATTTTATTGATTATCGGCTTGAACATACAGCTAAGGGGTATGTCGTTTATTTATACGTTGATCCAAATTTGGAGGAGTTTTCGTCTGAGCTTGGCGAAATACCTGATAAGAAAGAGCGTCATCTGCGTCGTTCTGTCAGCCAGTTCGTTCAAAAGCATTTTAAAGGATTGCCGGTTGTGACCGCTAAAGTGCTCATCGGGGGTACGTTGCTGACGGCTATTCCTATTCAGTCTGATTCGGTCAGCGCACATGATGCATCTTACAACATGTCCTACATCTTTACTGGCACGACGACATCACGGATTGCTGCTGTTGATCGTACAAAGGGTGCATTGAATGTAGTTGCTCCTTCCTATTTTAATCTGAACGCAGACGGGTCGTTACGCCTGTCACAAATGCTTGATCAAACGTTTGTTCAATCCATGCATGACCGCGGCATCAAGGTGGTTCCCTTTCTCAGTAACCACTGGGATCGTGCACTTGGCCGAAAAGCGTTGGCTAATCGGGAGCAGTTGACAGATCAGATTGTTGAGGCGATTGATAACTACCATCTTGATGGCGTGAACGTCGATATCGAGAATGTGACTGATGAGGATCGTGATGCTTATACCGATCTCGTCCGCCTTTTAAGTGAAAAAGTGCCTGATGATAAAGAAGTCTCCGTAGCCGTTGCTGCCAATCCTAATCAACAGAAACAAGGCTGGCACGGCTCTTATGACAATCAGGAGCTGGCAACATATGCTGATTACTTGTTACTGATGGCATATGATGAAAGCTATGAGGGCGGTCCAGCCGGTCCAGTCGCCAGTATTGACTGGGTAGAGCGCTCCATCAAAACCATGGTGGAGATAGAAGGGGTTCCGTCTGAAAAAATCGTGCTCGGCCTCCCCTTCTTCGGCAGATACTGGAAAACATCCGAAAGCACGGGTGGCTATGGCATCTCCAATCACCGGGTGGAAGCCCTTATCGACAAATACGATGGCAGGGTGACTTTTGATGAACAAGCACAATCACCTAAAGCTACCTTCACTATTAAGGAAAGCGATCCGACAACGGTCATTTCCGGGCGCACACTGACACCAGGCACATATGAAGTGTGGTATGAAAATAACCGGTCCATCCATGCTAAAATCGATCTCGTGCACAAATACAATTTAAAAGGAACCGGCAGCTGGAGTCTTGGTCAGGAAAGTCCCTCTATCTGAGATGACTATACCGCTTGGTTGAGCGATGATGATGGATCTGGTGATGCATCGTCGGACACAGATGGGCAGCAACCTGCATTCCCCTTCACAGATGCGGAGAACCACTGGGCACGGGATGCCATTCTGTTCGTTAAGCAAAAGGGTTGGTTTGAAGGCAGGGAGGATGCAACGTTTGCTCCAAATGAAGGCCTAACTAGAGCACAAGCAGCGTCTGTCTTGGTCAGCACCCTCGAATTAAAACCAACTGATTC from Lentibacillus cibarius carries:
- a CDS encoding glycosyl hydrolase family 18 protein; amino-acid sequence: MHFIDYRLEHTAKGYVVYLYVDPNLEEFSSELGEIPDKKERHLRRSVSQFVQKHFKGLPVVTAKVLIGGTLLTAIPIQSDSVSAHDASYNMSYIFTGTTTSRIAAVDRTKGALNVVAPSYFNLNADGSLRLSQMLDQTFVQSMHDRGIKVVPFLSNHWDRALGRKALANREQLTDQIVEAIDNYHLDGVNVDIENVTDEDRDAYTDLVRLLSEKVPDDKEVSVAVAANPNQQKQGWHGSYDNQELATYADYLLLMAYDESYEGGPAGPVASIDWVERSIKTMVEIEGVPSEKIVLGLPFFGRYWKTSESTGGYGISNHRVEALIDKYDGRVTFDEQAQSPKATFTIKESDPTTVISGRTLTPGTYEVWYENNRSIHAKIDLVHKYNLKGTGSWSLGQESPSI